A region from the Flavobacteriales bacterium genome encodes:
- a CDS encoding methylmalonyl-CoA mutase family protein, which produces MSFVQAPPYIPKNKIRVVTAASLFDGHDAAINIMRRIIQSTGAEVIHLGHDRSVEDVVNTAIQEDAHAIAMTSYQGGHTEYFKYMHDLLKEKGAGHIKIFGGGGGTILPEEIKELHAYGITRLYHPDDGRAMGLQGMINDMLEKADFDLSDKVNGEAKKLTPQDWPAIAKLISTAENHPEVFAKIADGIHKKAEANKAPILGITGTGGAGKSSMVDELIRRFILDQPTKTIGVISVDPSKRKTGGALLGDRIRMNSIRGERVYMRSLATRQSNLALSKHVKEAVEILKAAGFDLIILETSGIGQSDTEILDHSDVSLYIMTPEFGAATQLEKIDMLDFADVVAINKFDKRGALDAVRDVKKQYKRNHQLWDADDDTLPVVGTIASQFNDPGTNNLYVRLMETIKKKTGVDFHSAFHAHDEMSEKVWIIPPAKSRYLSEISENNRRYDAHVQKQAGIADQLYGLYSAVITFGGPDLLNAPLAASSWLLADPGSTTDQPIANGQQLKALVAKFEELRKDLDPHLWSMLQNWKSEEEKYSGEFYTYLVRGKDIKVPNHTESLSHLKIPKVALPKFRSWGDKVRWAMQENTPGFFPYTAGIYPFKRQGEDPARMFAGEGGPERTNKRFHYVSQGLPAKRLSTAFDSVTLYGHDPGRRPDIYGKVGNSGVSICCLDDAKKLYSGFDLTAPNTSVSMTINGPAPMLLGFFMNAAIDQNCEKYIRENKLESVVEEKIKERWASGHGPRATGSSAGNPKPVARGLRPQYHGEVPKGNDGLGLLLLGITGDQVLPKEVYAKIKADTLAQVRGTVQADILKEDQAQNTCIFSTEFALRLMGDVQQYFIDKKVRNFYSVSISGYHIAEAGANPISQLAFTLANGFTYVEYYLSRGMDINAFAPNLSFFFSNGMDPEYAVMGRVARRLWAKALKHRYGADERSQMLKYHIQTSGRSLHAQEIDFNDIRTTLQALYAIYDNCNSLHTNAYDEAITTPTEESVRRAMAIQLIINKELGLAKNENPLQGSFIIEELTDLVEEAVLTEFDRITERGGVLGAMETMYQRSRIQEESLYYETLKHTGEYPIIGVNTFLSSKGSPTILPKEVIRATEEEKEAQIRTVENVQSAYEAEGKAALRKLQEAAIKNENMFAVLMEATKYCSLGQLTAAMFEVGGQYRRNM; this is translated from the coding sequence AGAAAGGGGCGGGGCACATCAAGATCTTTGGCGGCGGCGGTGGAACGATCCTTCCGGAAGAGATCAAGGAGCTGCACGCGTACGGCATCACGCGGCTCTACCATCCCGATGACGGTCGCGCGATGGGCCTGCAGGGCATGATCAACGACATGCTGGAGAAGGCCGACTTCGACCTCAGCGACAAGGTGAACGGCGAGGCGAAGAAGCTGACGCCGCAGGACTGGCCGGCCATCGCCAAATTGATCAGCACGGCCGAGAACCATCCGGAGGTCTTCGCCAAGATCGCCGACGGGATCCACAAGAAGGCCGAAGCGAACAAGGCACCGATCCTCGGCATCACGGGCACGGGCGGTGCGGGCAAATCCTCCATGGTGGATGAACTGATCCGCCGTTTCATCCTCGATCAGCCGACGAAGACCATCGGCGTCATCAGCGTGGACCCGAGCAAGCGCAAGACCGGCGGCGCGCTGCTGGGCGACCGCATCCGCATGAACAGCATCCGCGGCGAGCGCGTTTACATGCGTTCACTGGCCACGCGCCAGAGCAACCTCGCGCTGAGCAAACACGTGAAGGAAGCGGTGGAGATCCTCAAGGCCGCGGGCTTCGACCTGATCATCCTGGAGACCAGCGGCATCGGCCAGAGCGATACGGAGATCCTCGACCACAGCGATGTTTCGCTCTACATCATGACGCCGGAGTTCGGTGCGGCCACGCAGCTGGAGAAGATCGACATGCTCGACTTCGCCGACGTGGTGGCCATCAACAAGTTCGATAAGCGCGGCGCCCTCGATGCCGTGCGCGATGTGAAGAAGCAGTACAAGCGCAACCACCAGTTGTGGGACGCCGACGATGACACGCTGCCCGTGGTGGGCACCATCGCCAGCCAGTTCAACGATCCCGGCACCAACAACCTGTACGTGCGGTTGATGGAGACCATCAAGAAGAAGACCGGCGTCGACTTCCACAGCGCTTTTCACGCGCACGATGAGATGAGCGAGAAGGTGTGGATCATTCCGCCTGCGAAGAGCCGCTACTTGAGCGAGATCTCGGAGAACAACCGTCGCTACGATGCCCACGTGCAGAAGCAGGCAGGTATTGCGGATCAACTCTATGGTCTGTACTCCGCTGTCATCACCTTCGGTGGACCGGATCTGTTGAATGCGCCGTTGGCCGCTAGCTCTTGGCTATTGGCTGATCCCGGTTCGACCACGGATCAGCCAATAGCCAATGGCCAACAGCTAAAGGCACTCGTTGCCAAATTCGAAGAGCTACGTAAGGACCTCGACCCCCACCTCTGGTCCATGCTCCAGAACTGGAAGAGCGAAGAGGAGAAGTACAGCGGCGAGTTCTACACCTACCTCGTGCGTGGCAAGGATATCAAGGTCCCCAACCACACCGAGAGCCTCAGTCACCTGAAGATCCCGAAAGTGGCACTGCCGAAGTTCCGCAGCTGGGGCGACAAGGTCCGCTGGGCCATGCAGGAGAATACGCCCGGCTTCTTCCCCTACACCGCGGGCATCTATCCCTTCAAGCGTCAAGGCGAGGACCCCGCGCGGATGTTCGCCGGCGAAGGCGGACCCGAGCGCACCAACAAGCGCTTCCACTACGTGAGCCAAGGTCTACCCGCCAAGCGTCTCAGCACCGCGTTCGACAGCGTCACGCTCTACGGTCACGATCCCGGTCGTCGGCCTGACATCTACGGCAAGGTGGGCAACAGCGGCGTGAGCATCTGCTGCCTCGACGATGCCAAGAAGCTCTACAGCGGCTTCGACCTCACCGCGCCCAACACCAGCGTGAGCATGACCATCAACGGTCCCGCGCCCATGCTGCTGGGCTTCTTCATGAACGCCGCCATCGACCAGAACTGCGAGAAGTACATACGGGAGAACAAGCTCGAATCCGTTGTTGAAGAGAAGATCAAGGAGCGATGGGCCTCAGGCCACGGGCCACGGGCCACGGGCTCGTCAGCGGGTAACCCGAAGCCTGTGGCCCGTGGCCTGAGGCCGCAATACCACGGTGAGGTCCCGAAAGGCAACGATGGTCTGGGTCTGCTCTTGCTCGGAATAACCGGTGACCAAGTCCTTCCGAAAGAGGTCTACGCCAAGATCAAAGCCGACACCCTCGCGCAAGTGCGCGGCACCGTGCAGGCCGACATCCTCAAGGAAGACCAGGCGCAGAACACCTGCATCTTCAGTACCGAGTTCGCGCTGCGCCTCATGGGTGATGTGCAGCAGTACTTCATCGACAAGAAGGTCCGCAACTTCTACAGCGTCAGCATCAGCGGCTACCACATCGCGGAGGCCGGCGCCAACCCCATCTCGCAGCTCGCGTTCACCCTGGCCAACGGCTTCACCTACGTGGAGTACTACCTCAGCCGGGGCATGGACATCAACGCCTTCGCGCCCAACCTGAGCTTCTTCTTCAGCAACGGCATGGACCCCGAGTACGCCGTGATGGGCCGCGTGGCGCGCCGCCTCTGGGCCAAAGCGCTCAAGCACCGCTACGGCGCCGACGAGCGCAGCCAGATGCTCAAGTACCACATCCAGACCAGCGGCCGCAGCCTCCACGCGCAGGAGATCGACTTCAACGACATCCGCACCACGTTGCAGGCGCTGTACGCCATCTACGACAACTGCAACAGCCTGCACACGAACGCCTACGACGAGGCCATCACCACGCCCACCGAGGAGAGCGTGCGCCGCGCCATGGCCATCCAGCTCATCATCAACAAGGAGCTCGGCCTGGCCAAGAACGAGAATCCGTTGCAAGGCTCCTTCATCATCGAAGAGCTCACCGACCTGGTGGAAGAGGCGGTGCTCACCGAGTTCGACCGCATCACCGAACGCGGCGGCGTGCTGGGCGCCATGGAGACCATGTACCAGCGCAGCCGCATCCAGGAGGAAAGCCTCTACTACGAGACGCTGAAGCACACGGGCGAATACCCGATCATTGGGGTGAACACGTTCTTGAGTTCGAAGGGCTCGCCGACGATACTCCCGAAAGAGGTGATCCGGGCAACGGAAGAGGAGAAAGAGGCACAGATCCGGACGGTGGAGAATGTGCAGAGCGCTTATGAAGCCGAAGGGAAAGCCGCACTCCGGAAACTCCAAGAGGCCGCGATCAAGAATGAGAACATGTTCGCCGTCTTGATGGAAGCGACCAAGTACTGTTCACTTGGACAGTTGACTGCTGCCATGTTTGAGGTTGGGGGGCAGTACAGGAGGAATATGTAG